Proteins encoded together in one Streptomyces umbrinus window:
- a CDS encoding ATP-binding cassette domain-containing protein, translated as MTDVIVVEGVRKRYGDKHALDGLDLSVGRGTVHGVLGPNGAGKTTLVRILATLLRPDEGRVEVAGHDVRTDAHEVRFRIGLLGQHAALDEELGGRQNLEMFGRLYHLGARRARVRADELLERFGLADTGRKAVKQFSGGMRRRLDLAASLITEPEVLFLDEPTTGLDPRGRAEVWDAVRSLVGGGTTVLLTTQYLEEADQLADRISVVDRGQVIADGTADELKAKTGGDRIDVVLHDAGQLGAAVALLPFDKATLSVDADRRLLSAPVTDRMTALAGAVRALEEAGIEAEDIALRRPTLDEVFLHLTGKTEEAA; from the coding sequence ATGACCGACGTGATCGTCGTCGAGGGCGTACGGAAGAGGTACGGAGACAAGCACGCGCTGGACGGGCTCGACCTGAGCGTCGGGCGCGGCACGGTGCACGGAGTGCTCGGGCCGAACGGCGCGGGCAAGACGACCCTGGTCCGCATCCTGGCCACCCTGCTGCGGCCCGACGAGGGCCGCGTCGAGGTGGCGGGGCACGACGTGAGGACCGACGCGCACGAGGTGCGCTTCCGCATCGGACTGCTCGGCCAGCACGCCGCGCTCGACGAGGAGCTCGGCGGACGGCAGAACCTGGAGATGTTCGGCCGCCTCTACCACCTGGGCGCCCGTCGCGCGCGCGTGCGGGCCGACGAACTCCTGGAGCGGTTCGGCCTGGCGGACACGGGCCGCAAGGCGGTCAAGCAGTTCAGCGGCGGCATGCGGCGCCGGCTGGACCTCGCCGCCTCGCTCATCACCGAACCGGAGGTGCTCTTCCTGGACGAGCCGACGACGGGCCTCGACCCGCGCGGCCGCGCGGAGGTGTGGGACGCGGTGCGCTCCCTGGTCGGCGGCGGCACGACCGTGCTGCTCACCACGCAGTACCTGGAGGAGGCTGACCAGCTCGCCGACCGCATCTCGGTCGTCGACCGGGGCCAGGTCATCGCGGACGGCACGGCGGACGAGCTGAAGGCGAAGACGGGCGGCGACCGGATCGACGTCGTCCTGCACGACGCGGGCCAACTGGGCGCCGCCGTGGCTCTGTTGCCGTTCGACAAGGCCACCCTCTCCGTGGACGCCGACCGGCGCCTCCTCAGCGCCCCGGTCACCGACCGCATGACCGCCCTCGCCGGGGCCGTACGCGCCCTGGAGGAGGCCGGGATAGAGGCCGAGGACATCGCACTGCGCCGGCCCACCCTGGACGAGGTCTTCCTGCACCTGACCGGCAAGACCGAGGAGGCCGCGTGA
- a CDS encoding YbjQ family protein, which yields MGIEEYGGGQGPQADVLVVTTNDVPGYRVEQVIGEVFGLTVRSRHLGSQIGAGLKSMIGGELKGLTKTLVETRNQAMERLVEQARARGANGVLMFRFDVTEAADIGTEVCAYGTAVVMVKE from the coding sequence ATGGGAATCGAAGAATACGGCGGTGGTCAGGGACCCCAGGCCGACGTACTGGTCGTGACGACGAACGACGTGCCCGGCTACCGGGTCGAGCAGGTCATCGGAGAGGTCTTCGGGCTGACCGTGCGCTCCAGGCATCTGGGCAGCCAGATCGGGGCCGGTCTGAAGTCGATGATCGGCGGCGAGCTCAAGGGCCTCACCAAGACGCTGGTGGAGACCCGCAACCAGGCGATGGAACGGCTCGTCGAGCAGGCACGCGCGCGGGGTGCCAACGGTGTGCTGATGTTCCGCTTCGACGTGACCGAGGCGGCGGACATCGGGACGGAGGTGTGCGCGTACGGCACGGCCGTGGTGATGGTCAAGGAGTAG
- a CDS encoding DedA family protein has protein sequence MTTTLAIGPSWLDPDYLLDSFGIWGLLLIVFAESGLLIGFFLPGDSLLFTAGLLITSNQLDFPLWAAVVLICIAAIVGDQVGYMFGKKVGPSLFTRPDSRLFKQENVVKAHEFFEKHGPKSLVLARFVPIVRTFTPIIAGVSGMKYRSFLIFNVIGGILWGAGVTLLGSWLGQIDFVKKNIEPILLLIVFISVVPIIIEFMRARSKSKKNPQQQPPAAHMPPAAAAMDDQTTQLRRIPPAHENGQDDYYGNGNGHDNGQNQQYQQQPYAQDQGYGGYPQGQDQYAQQYPQNYPPQNQQQYPQDPYPQDQNQGQQYPQNQGYPYGQNYPQN, from the coding sequence GTGACGACGACGCTTGCCATCGGCCCAAGCTGGTTGGATCCGGACTACCTTCTCGACTCGTTCGGCATCTGGGGCCTGCTCCTGATCGTCTTCGCCGAGTCCGGCCTGCTCATCGGCTTCTTCCTGCCGGGTGACTCCCTGCTGTTCACGGCGGGTCTGCTGATCACGTCGAACCAGCTGGACTTCCCGCTGTGGGCCGCCGTCGTCCTGATCTGCATCGCCGCGATCGTCGGCGACCAGGTGGGCTACATGTTCGGCAAGAAGGTGGGGCCGTCGCTCTTCACCCGCCCGGACTCCCGCCTCTTCAAACAGGAGAACGTGGTCAAGGCCCACGAGTTCTTCGAGAAGCACGGCCCCAAGTCCCTGGTCCTGGCCCGCTTCGTGCCCATCGTGCGCACGTTCACGCCGATCATCGCCGGCGTCAGCGGCATGAAGTACCGCTCGTTCCTGATCTTCAACGTGATCGGCGGCATCCTCTGGGGCGCGGGCGTCACACTGCTCGGCTCCTGGCTGGGCCAGATCGACTTCGTGAAGAAGAACATCGAGCCGATCCTGCTCCTGATCGTCTTCATCTCGGTGGTCCCGATCATCATCGAGTTCATGCGGGCGCGCAGTAAGTCCAAGAAGAACCCGCAGCAGCAGCCCCCGGCGGCCCACATGCCCCCGGCGGCCGCTGCCATGGACGACCAGACGACCCAACTCCGCCGCATTCCCCCGGCCCACGAGAACGGCCAGGACGACTACTACGGCAACGGCAACGGCCACGACAACGGCCAGAACCAGCAGTACCAACAGCAGCCCTACGCCCAGGACCAGGGCTACGGCGGCTACCCCCAGGGCCAGGACCAGTACGCCCAGCAGTACCCCCAGAACTACCCGCCCCAGAACCAGCAGCAGTACCCGCAGGACCCGTACCCCCAGGACCAGAACCAAGGCCAGCAGTACCCCCAGAACCAGGGCTACCCGTACGGCCAGAACTACCCCCAGAACTGA
- a CDS encoding MerR family transcriptional regulator: protein MSYSVGQVAGFAGVTVRTLHHYDEIGLLVPSERSHAGHRRYGDEDLDRPQQILFYRELGFPLDEVAALLDDPETDPRAHLRRQHDLLTARIEKLQKMAAAVEHAMEARTMGINLTPEEKFEVFGDKDPEEHAEEAERRWGGTEAYAESQRRAARYTKDDWKRMQAEVASWGERYDALMEAGEPATGERAMDMAEEHRQHISQWFYDCSYEIHRGLGEMYVSDERFKEFYDSMRPGLAEHLRDAITANAARHEA, encoded by the coding sequence ATGAGCTACTCCGTGGGACAGGTCGCCGGTTTCGCCGGGGTGACGGTGCGGACGCTGCACCACTACGACGAGATCGGGCTGCTCGTGCCGAGCGAGCGCAGCCACGCGGGCCACCGGCGCTACGGCGACGAGGACCTCGACCGGCCGCAGCAGATCCTGTTCTACCGGGAGCTGGGCTTTCCGCTCGACGAGGTCGCGGCCCTGCTCGACGACCCGGAGACGGACCCGCGCGCGCATCTGCGCCGCCAGCACGATCTGCTGACCGCCCGGATCGAGAAGCTGCAGAAGATGGCCGCGGCCGTGGAGCACGCCATGGAGGCACGCACGATGGGCATCAACCTCACACCCGAGGAGAAGTTCGAGGTCTTCGGCGACAAGGACCCCGAGGAGCACGCGGAGGAGGCCGAGCGCCGCTGGGGCGGCACGGAGGCGTACGCGGAGTCGCAGCGCCGCGCCGCCCGCTACACCAAGGACGACTGGAAGCGCATGCAGGCCGAGGTCGCCTCCTGGGGCGAGCGCTACGACGCCCTCATGGAGGCCGGTGAGCCCGCCACGGGGGAGCGGGCCATGGACATGGCCGAGGAACACCGGCAGCACATCAGCCAGTGGTTCTACGACTGCTCGTACGAGATCCACCGAGGGCTCGGCGAGATGTACGTGTCGGACGAGCGGTTCAAGGAGTTCTACGACTCCATGCGCCCGGGTCTCGCCGAGCACCTGAGGGACGCGATCACGGCGAACGCGGCACGGCACGAAGCCTGA
- a CDS encoding WD40/YVTN/BNR-like repeat-containing protein, translating into MLAAVLGVSALLGACAEAEPGGDGASGAARSSPAGASSAQSSGAGSSGAAADPAVADGVTPPRIPSATGLPGSPSGVDFAVDGSGFALFAQCGEKRCRQSVAVLDRGADAWRPVRSPLPDVTGDLGITVGLMGLGPGRALITEGAWPPTYRTWFTGDGGRTWRTGSEKPSGTTPEVPEGGALVQECVRPADDGNACARSRLLAVLPATGEFRVLAEQPPLEGVVSPAGEPGGQLLLASGADPESGLPALAVSEDRGRTWRSARLPGSEKHGWGLRAVANGSVLYATQPGQLPDEDDVKNGLLAIHRSADAGHTWQRVWKHRKGVEPRSSLGDLVAAADGSLTVHGEDGAWRSTDGGRTFQRGSGSRGISGSVTATPLGHLWTDSFGAGAFRISTDGNHWHRFELGDGD; encoded by the coding sequence GTGCTGGCCGCGGTGCTCGGGGTGTCGGCGCTGCTGGGGGCGTGCGCCGAGGCGGAGCCGGGAGGGGATGGTGCGTCGGGGGCCGCGAGGTCATCGCCCGCCGGGGCCTCGTCGGCCCAGTCCTCGGGTGCCGGGTCCTCGGGTGCCGCGGCCGATCCGGCGGTTGCGGACGGGGTGACGCCTCCCCGGATCCCGTCGGCGACCGGGCTGCCCGGCAGCCCGTCCGGCGTCGACTTCGCGGTGGACGGCAGCGGCTTCGCGCTCTTCGCCCAGTGCGGGGAGAAGCGCTGTCGGCAGAGCGTGGCCGTGCTGGACAGGGGAGCCGACGCCTGGCGCCCCGTGCGCTCACCTCTGCCGGACGTGACAGGCGATCTCGGTATCACGGTGGGGCTCATGGGACTGGGCCCCGGCCGCGCGCTGATCACCGAGGGCGCTTGGCCGCCGACGTACCGGACCTGGTTCACGGGCGACGGCGGCCGCACCTGGCGGACCGGCTCTGAGAAACCCTCGGGTACGACCCCTGAGGTGCCCGAGGGAGGCGCTCTGGTCCAGGAGTGCGTGCGGCCTGCGGACGACGGAAACGCGTGCGCGCGGTCCCGCCTGCTGGCCGTCCTGCCCGCCACCGGCGAGTTCCGGGTTCTGGCCGAACAGCCGCCCCTGGAGGGAGTGGTGAGTCCTGCGGGGGAGCCCGGCGGACAACTGCTCCTCGCCTCGGGAGCCGACCCGGAGTCCGGCCTGCCCGCGCTCGCCGTCAGCGAGGACCGGGGGCGCACCTGGCGGTCGGCCCGGCTGCCCGGGTCCGAGAAACACGGCTGGGGCTTGAGGGCGGTCGCGAACGGCAGCGTGCTCTACGCGACCCAGCCGGGCCAACTGCCCGACGAGGACGACGTGAAGAACGGCCTGCTGGCCATCCACCGCAGCGCCGACGCCGGCCACACCTGGCAGCGCGTCTGGAAGCACCGCAAGGGCGTGGAGCCCCGCTCCAGCCTCGGCGACCTGGTGGCCGCCGCCGACGGCAGTCTCACCGTCCACGGCGAGGACGGCGCCTGGCGCAGCACCGACGGCGGCCGCACCTTCCAGCGCGGCAGTGGCTCGCGAGGCATCTCGGGCTCCGTCACCGCGACACCGCTCGGCCATCTGTGGACCGACAGCTTCGGCGCCGGAGCCTTCCGGATATCCACCGACGGCAACCACTGGCACAGGTTCGAGCTGGGGGACGGGGACTGA
- a CDS encoding glutamate decarboxylase: MPLHKGPEQADKRPATVNPFYGEANPVSGMTEAPPQHRLPDGPLPPSTAYQLVHDELMLDGNSRLNLATFVTTWMEPQAGVLMAECSDKNMIDKDEYPRTAELERRCVAMLADLWNAPDPSAAVGCSTTGSSEACMLAGMALKRRWAKRNADRYPGARPNLVMGVNVQVCWDKFCNFWEVEPRLVPMEGDRFHLDPQAAAELCDENTIGVVGILGSTFDGSYEPIAELCAALDELQSRTGLDIPVHVDGASGAMVAPFLDEDLVWDFRLPRVSSINTSGHKYGLVYPGVGWALWRSAVELPEELVFRVNYLGGDMPTFALNFSRPGAQVVAQYYTFLRLGREGYRAVQQTTRDVAMGLADRVEALGDFRLLTRGDQLPVFAFTTAPDITSYDVFDVSRRMRERGWLLPAYTFPENREDLSVLRVVCRNGFSSDLAELFVEDLGSLLPELRQQQHPLARDKGAATGFHH; the protein is encoded by the coding sequence ATGCCGCTGCACAAAGGCCCCGAGCAGGCCGACAAGCGTCCCGCGACCGTCAACCCCTTCTATGGGGAGGCGAATCCGGTCAGCGGCATGACGGAGGCCCCGCCCCAGCACCGGCTGCCGGACGGGCCACTGCCGCCCTCCACCGCGTATCAGCTGGTGCACGACGAGCTGATGCTGGACGGCAACTCCCGCCTCAACCTCGCCACCTTCGTCACCACCTGGATGGAACCCCAGGCCGGCGTGCTGATGGCCGAGTGCAGCGACAAGAACATGATCGACAAGGACGAGTACCCGCGCACGGCCGAGCTGGAGCGGCGGTGCGTGGCGATGCTCGCCGATCTGTGGAACGCGCCCGATCCGTCCGCCGCCGTGGGCTGTTCGACGACGGGGTCCAGCGAGGCCTGCATGCTCGCGGGCATGGCGCTCAAGCGCCGCTGGGCCAAACGGAACGCGGACCGGTATCCGGGTGCCCGCCCCAATCTCGTCATGGGCGTCAACGTCCAGGTCTGCTGGGACAAGTTCTGCAACTTCTGGGAGGTCGAGCCGCGCCTGGTGCCCATGGAGGGCGACCGCTTCCACCTCGACCCGCAGGCCGCCGCCGAACTCTGCGACGAGAACACCATCGGCGTCGTCGGCATCCTCGGCTCCACCTTCGACGGGTCGTACGAGCCGATCGCCGAACTCTGCGCCGCCCTGGACGAGTTGCAGTCGCGCACGGGTCTGGACATCCCCGTCCACGTCGACGGCGCGTCCGGCGCGATGGTCGCTCCCTTCCTCGACGAGGACCTGGTCTGGGACTTCCGGCTGCCGCGGGTCTCCTCCATCAACACCTCGGGGCACAAGTACGGCCTCGTCTACCCGGGTGTCGGCTGGGCGCTGTGGCGCTCGGCCGTCGAGCTGCCCGAGGAGTTGGTCTTCCGGGTCAACTACCTGGGCGGTGACATGCCGACCTTCGCGCTCAACTTCTCCCGGCCGGGGGCGCAGGTCGTGGCGCAGTACTACACCTTTCTGCGACTGGGCCGCGAGGGCTACCGGGCCGTTCAGCAGACGACACGGGACGTCGCCATGGGGCTCGCCGACCGGGTCGAGGCGCTCGGCGACTTCCGTCTCCTCACCCGGGGCGATCAGTTGCCGGTGTTCGCCTTCACAACGGCTCCGGACATCACCTCCTACGACGTCTTCGACGTGTCCCGGCGCATGCGGGAGCGTGGCTGGCTGCTGCCGGCGTACACCTTCCCCGAGAACCGTGAGGACCTGTCCGTGCTGCGGGTGGTGTGCCGCAACGGGTTCTCGTCCGACCTCGCCGAGCTGTTCGTGGAGGACCTGGGCAGTCTGCTGCCCGAACTGCGTCAGCAGCAGCACCCGCTGGCCCGGGACAAGGGGGCGGCGACCGGCTTCCACCACTGA
- the dacB gene encoding D-alanyl-D-alanine carboxypeptidase/D-alanyl-D-alanine endopeptidase produces the protein MVVPELKAWRAARPHVVRVARSVRPQLVRAVEAVKPPLVRAAGAVKPLVTRPSTVQFTAGSATLGLVVAATVVTAAGPWDSTGQRTAEREWAASQGRAGGADHGHVSGTSGKAPAPAPSAASVLTGLGGSVGAGPSPTEKALADVLGPLLGDPALGTERTAAVVDLATGKRLYGKGADDALTPASTTKIATAVAALIAAGADHRIATRTVLEPDTEEVVLVGGGDPTLTARKDAEGNASLRTLADDTARALKDRKTDEVTLSYDTSLYEGPDVHPIGLDNTNVARVTALMADEGRLDDTSSGTAKRSEDPAADAAKKFADLLKDRGIKTTVPGPSKATDRAKALATVKSPPLSALVERMLTNSDNDIAEALARQTAVAADEPASFKGGGTAIRKQLKKLGLPLKGAEFADGSGLDRADKLTADLLTALLAKAADPAHPELRAALTGLPVAGFTGTLSTRYAGQPGTGLVRAKTGTLTGVHTLAGTVVDTDGHLLAFAFLTASDPPTEPTATQKGLDALASTLATCGCN, from the coding sequence GTGGTCGTGCCAGAGCTGAAGGCTTGGCGGGCCGCGAGACCGCATGTGGTGCGGGTCGCGCGGTCCGTGAGACCGCAACTCGTACGGGCCGTGGAAGCAGTGAAGCCACCGCTCGTACGGGCCGCAGGAGCCGTGAAGCCGCTGGTCACAAGGCCGTCGACCGTGCAGTTCACGGCGGGCTCCGCCACCCTCGGACTCGTCGTGGCGGCCACCGTGGTCACTGCGGCCGGGCCCTGGGACTCCACCGGTCAGCGTACGGCGGAGCGCGAGTGGGCCGCATCGCAGGGGCGCGCAGGTGGCGCAGATCACGGTCATGTGTCCGGTACGTCCGGAAAGGCGCCGGCGCCCGCCCCCAGCGCCGCGTCCGTGCTCACCGGACTCGGCGGCTCCGTCGGCGCCGGCCCGTCCCCCACGGAGAAGGCCCTGGCCGACGTCCTCGGCCCGCTCCTCGGCGACCCCGCGCTCGGCACCGAACGTACGGCCGCCGTCGTCGACCTGGCCACCGGGAAGCGCCTGTACGGCAAGGGCGCGGACGACGCGCTGACCCCGGCGTCCACGACGAAGATCGCCACGGCCGTCGCGGCCCTCATCGCGGCGGGCGCCGACCACCGCATCGCGACCCGTACGGTCCTCGAACCCGACACCGAAGAGGTCGTCCTCGTCGGCGGTGGCGACCCCACGCTGACCGCCCGCAAGGACGCGGAGGGCAACGCGAGCCTGCGCACCCTCGCCGACGACACCGCCCGCGCCCTCAAGGACCGCAAGACCGACGAGGTGACCCTCTCGTACGACACCTCGCTGTACGAGGGCCCCGACGTGCACCCGATCGGGCTCGACAACACCAATGTCGCCCGGGTGACCGCCCTGATGGCCGACGAGGGCCGTCTCGACGACACCTCCAGCGGCACCGCGAAGCGCAGCGAGGACCCGGCGGCCGACGCGGCGAAGAAGTTCGCGGACCTGCTGAAGGACCGCGGCATCAAGACCACGGTCCCCGGCCCCTCCAAGGCGACCGACCGCGCCAAGGCCCTCGCCACGGTGAAGTCCCCGCCCCTGTCCGCCCTGGTCGAACGCATGCTGACCAACAGCGACAACGACATCGCCGAGGCCCTGGCCCGCCAGACGGCCGTCGCCGCGGACGAACCGGCGAGCTTCAAGGGCGGCGGCACGGCCATCCGCAAGCAGCTCAAGAAGCTGGGACTTCCTCTCAAGGGCGCGGAGTTCGCAGACGGCAGCGGCCTGGACCGCGCCGACAAGCTCACCGCGGACCTGCTGACCGCCCTCCTGGCCAAGGCAGCCGACCCGGCTCACCCCGAGCTCCGCGCCGCCCTCACGGGCCTCCCCGTGGCCGGTTTCACCGGCACCCTCAGCACGCGCTACGCCGGCCAGCCCGGCACCGGCCTCGTACGCGCCAAGACGGGCACCCTGACCGGCGTACACACCCTGGCGGGCACGGTCGTGGACACCGACGGCCACCTCCTGGCCTTCGCCTTCCTCACGGCGTCCGACCCACCCACAGAGCCGACGGCAACCCAGAAGGGCCTGGACGCCCTTGCGTCAACGCTGGCGACCTGCGGCTGCAACTGA
- a CDS encoding inorganic diphosphatase: MEFDVTIEIPKGSRNKYEVDHETGRIRLDRRLFTSTSYPADYGFVENTLGEDGDPLDALVILDEPTFPGCLIQCRTIGMFRMTDEAGGDDKLLCVPAHDPRVEHLRDIHHVSEFDRLEIQHFFEVYKDLEPGKSVEGANWVGRTDAEAEIERSYKRAKEQGGH; this comes from the coding sequence GTGGAGTTCGACGTCACGATCGAGATTCCGAAGGGTTCACGGAACAAGTACGAGGTGGACCACGAGACCGGTCGGATCCGTCTGGACCGTCGTCTCTTCACCTCGACCAGTTACCCGGCCGACTACGGCTTCGTCGAGAACACCCTCGGCGAGGACGGCGACCCGCTGGACGCGCTGGTCATCCTGGACGAGCCGACCTTCCCCGGCTGTCTCATCCAGTGCCGCACGATCGGCATGTTCCGTATGACGGACGAGGCGGGCGGCGACGACAAGCTGCTGTGCGTGCCCGCGCACGACCCTCGCGTGGAGCACCTGCGGGACATCCACCACGTGTCGGAGTTCGACCGTCTGGAGATCCAGCACTTCTTCGAGGTCTACAAGGACCTGGAGCCCGGCAAGTCCGTCGAGGGCGCCAACTGGGTGGGCCGTACGGACGCGGAGGCCGAGATCGAGCGGTCCTACAAGCGTGCCAAGGAACAGGGCGGGCACTGA
- a CDS encoding threonine/serine exporter family protein, whose protein sequence is MTEPEAEDRKPQSDEARSAFVPPAGVVAQPAPVEEESSTTSEFALPKGMGVPQVPATESEGSAFSTPRTYSAKHAPPAFTPPAGIPRVDLTKDVPWQDRMRTMLRMPVAERPVPETVQKTEDEGPAVPRVLDLTLRIGELLLAGGEGAEDVEAAMFAVCRSYGLDRCEPGVTFTLLSISYQPSLVEDPVTASRTVRRRGTDYTRLAAVYQLVDDISDDQTEVSLEEAYRRLAEIRRNRHPYSGWLLTLATGGLAGAASVLVGGDLIVFVAAAVGAMLGDRLAWLCAGRGLPEFYQFTVAAMPAAAMGAALTIAHVDVRASAVITGGLFALLPGRALVAGVQDGLTGYYITAAARLLEVMYFYVGIVIGVLVILYFGVKLGAELNPDAALQSSNRPGWQIAASMLLTLCFAVLLQQERSTVLIVTLNGGVAWSVYGAMHYVGEISPVASTAAAAGLVGLFGQLLSRYRFASALPYTTAAIGPLLPGSATYFGLLAIAQNDVDEGLVSLTKAAALAMAIAIGVNLGSEISRLFMRLPGASAGARRAAKRTRGF, encoded by the coding sequence GTGACCGAGCCGGAGGCGGAAGACCGTAAACCGCAGTCGGACGAGGCGAGGAGCGCGTTCGTCCCGCCCGCCGGTGTGGTGGCGCAGCCCGCGCCGGTCGAGGAGGAGTCCTCGACGACGTCGGAGTTCGCGCTCCCCAAGGGGATGGGCGTCCCGCAGGTGCCCGCCACCGAGTCGGAGGGGTCGGCGTTCAGCACGCCGAGGACGTACAGCGCGAAGCACGCGCCGCCCGCCTTCACCCCGCCAGCCGGCATACCGCGCGTCGATCTCACCAAGGACGTCCCCTGGCAGGACCGGATGCGCACGATGCTGCGCATGCCCGTCGCCGAGCGGCCCGTCCCCGAGACCGTGCAGAAGACGGAGGACGAGGGTCCGGCCGTCCCGCGCGTGCTCGACCTGACCCTGCGTATCGGCGAGTTGCTGCTCGCGGGCGGCGAGGGCGCCGAGGACGTGGAGGCGGCGATGTTCGCCGTCTGCCGCTCGTACGGCCTCGACCGCTGCGAGCCGGGCGTCACCTTCACGCTGCTGTCCATCTCGTACCAGCCGTCGCTGGTCGAGGATCCGGTGACCGCGTCGCGGACCGTACGGCGCCGGGGCACCGACTACACGCGTCTGGCGGCCGTCTACCAGCTCGTCGACGACATCAGCGACGACCAGACCGAGGTCTCCCTGGAGGAGGCCTACCGGCGGCTCGCGGAGATCCGGCGCAACCGGCACCCGTACAGCGGCTGGCTGCTGACCTTGGCCACCGGGGGCCTCGCGGGCGCGGCCTCCGTGCTCGTCGGCGGTGACCTGATCGTGTTCGTCGCGGCGGCCGTGGGCGCGATGCTCGGCGACCGGCTGGCGTGGCTGTGTGCGGGGCGCGGGCTGCCGGAGTTCTACCAGTTCACGGTGGCCGCGATGCCGGCCGCCGCGATGGGGGCCGCGCTCACGATCGCGCACGTCGACGTGCGCGCTTCCGCGGTCATCACCGGTGGGCTGTTCGCGCTGTTGCCCGGGCGGGCGCTGGTGGCGGGCGTGCAGGACGGGCTGACCGGCTACTACATCACCGCGGCGGCCCGGCTCCTGGAAGTCATGTACTTCTACGTCGGCATCGTCATCGGCGTCCTCGTGATCCTGTACTTCGGTGTGAAGCTGGGCGCCGAGCTCAATCCGGACGCGGCCCTGCAGTCCTCCAACCGGCCGGGGTGGCAGATCGCCGCGTCGATGCTCCTGACGCTCTGCTTCGCGGTGCTGCTCCAGCAGGAACGTTCCACCGTGCTGATCGTGACGCTCAACGGTGGCGTGGCATGGAGCGTGTACGGGGCCATGCACTACGTGGGCGAGATCTCACCCGTCGCCTCCACGGCCGCGGCGGCCGGGCTCGTGGGGCTGTTCGGGCAGTTGCTGTCGCGGTATCGGTTCGCTTCGGCGTTGCCCTACACCACTGCGGCGATCGGGCCCCTGTTGCCAGGATCGGCCACGTATTTCGGGCTGCTGGCGATCGCTCAGAACGATGTCGACGAGGGGCTGGTGTCGCTCACCAAGGCGGCCGCCCTTGCGATGGCCATCGCCATCGGGGTGAATCTGGGGTCCGAGATCTCTCGGTTGTTCATGCGGTTGCCCGGGGCGTCTGCGGGGGCACGGAGGGCTGCGAAGAGGACCCGTGGGTTCTGA
- a CDS encoding zinc-dependent metalloprotease, with protein sequence MTSIGGAEMVDWNLAVATATRLVRPGPEVSRDEARAVVAELRRHAKASEEHVRGFTRMGGDDLHDTPILVVDRPGWVRANVAGFRELLKPLLDKMQERRGSTPGGAVLGAVGGKVTGVELGMLLSFLSSRVLGQYETFAPATRELPAGENGGGRLLLVAPNIVHVERELDVQPHDFRLWVCLHEETHRTQFTAVPWLRDHLEGEIQSFLGETEVDPMTVLERIREAAQSLAGGRPEGEEGDDQRSIVEIVQTPAQREILGRLTAVMSLLEGHADFVMDGVGPAVVPSVAEIREKFQQRRARGASRLDLALRKLLGLDAKLRQYRDGERFVRAVVDEVGMDGFNRVWTSPNTLPTKSEIAKPADWVARVHRKAES encoded by the coding sequence ATGACGAGCATCGGTGGTGCGGAGATGGTCGACTGGAATCTCGCGGTGGCGACCGCGACCCGGCTCGTAAGGCCGGGCCCAGAAGTGAGCCGCGACGAGGCCAGGGCCGTCGTCGCCGAGCTGCGCCGGCACGCAAAGGCTTCGGAGGAGCACGTCCGCGGCTTCACGCGGATGGGCGGCGACGACCTCCACGACACTCCCATCCTCGTCGTCGACCGCCCGGGCTGGGTCCGGGCGAACGTCGCCGGGTTCCGGGAACTGCTCAAACCATTGCTCGACAAGATGCAGGAACGTCGCGGCAGCACCCCCGGCGGAGCCGTCCTGGGCGCCGTCGGCGGCAAGGTCACCGGCGTCGAACTGGGCATGCTGCTGTCCTTCCTCTCCTCCCGGGTCCTCGGCCAGTACGAGACCTTCGCCCCGGCCACCCGCGAACTCCCGGCCGGTGAGAACGGCGGCGGACGCCTCCTCCTGGTGGCGCCGAACATCGTGCACGTGGAGCGCGAACTCGACGTACAGCCCCACGACTTCCGGCTCTGGGTCTGCCTCCACGAGGAGACCCACCGCACGCAGTTCACGGCCGTGCCCTGGCTGCGTGACCACCTCGAGGGCGAAATCCAGTCTTTCTTGGGAGAGACCGAGGTCGACCCCATGACCGTCCTGGAGCGCATCCGCGAGGCCGCCCAGTCCCTCGCGGGCGGCCGCCCCGAGGGCGAGGAGGGCGACGACCAGCGCTCCATCGTCGAGATCGTGCAGACCCCCGCCCAGCGCGAGATCCTCGGCCGGCTGACCGCCGTGATGTCCCTCCTGGAGGGACACGCCGACTTCGTGATGGACGGCGTCGGCCCCGCCGTCGTCCCTTCCGTCGCCGAGATCCGCGAGAAGTTCCAGCAGCGACGCGCCCGCGGCGCCTCCCGCCTCGACCTGGCCCTGCGCAAGCTGCTCGGCCTCGACGCCAAACTGCGCCAGTACCGCGACGGGGAGCGATTCGTACGCGCGGTCGTGGACGAGGTCGGCATGGACGGCTTCAACCGGGTGTGGACCTCACCGAACACGCTCCCCACCAAGTCGGAGATCGCCAAACCGGCGGACTGGGTCGCGCGGGTGCACCGTAAGGCAGAGTCGTGA